Proteins encoded by one window of Micromonospora coxensis:
- a CDS encoding ROK family protein codes for MRTVDPLHVRLLRLLRDEGAMSRAELGDRLQMPRPRLLAELQRLVGLGYVAEAGLAASRGGRRSTLVELSPHLRFAAVDLGASSIDVEVVNGRLEPVAAYAEPADIRNGPKVTLHRVNELLHKARVDGAYERLDAVGVGVPGPVSFRDGVPVSPPIMPGWDRFPVRELLTREHGCPAVVDNDVNIMAIGERHGGVAHSVDDFLFVKIGTGIGCGIYLSGEVYRGTDGCAGDIGHIQVDSHGPMCSCGNIGCLEALFSGAALAKDATAAARSGASPALAERLSTRGAVTAMDVAEGAVEGDVTCIQLIRDGGRRVGGVLAGLVSFTNPSMIVIGGGLAQLGHILLAEIRSVVYRRSLPLATGNLPVVLSELGPRAGVAGAAVLASDVAFAEAS; via the coding sequence GTGCGGACCGTCGACCCCCTGCACGTACGGCTGTTGCGGTTGCTCCGCGACGAGGGGGCGATGTCCCGGGCCGAGCTGGGCGACCGGTTGCAGATGCCCCGCCCCCGCCTGCTGGCCGAGCTGCAACGACTGGTCGGCCTCGGCTACGTCGCCGAGGCCGGACTGGCCGCCTCCCGGGGCGGCCGACGCTCCACCCTGGTCGAGCTGAGCCCACACCTGCGCTTCGCCGCCGTGGACCTGGGCGCCAGCTCCATCGACGTCGAGGTGGTCAACGGCCGCCTCGAACCGGTCGCCGCGTACGCCGAGCCGGCCGACATCCGCAACGGCCCGAAGGTGACCCTCCACCGGGTCAACGAGCTGCTGCACAAGGCCCGGGTGGACGGCGCGTACGAGCGGCTGGACGCGGTCGGCGTCGGGGTGCCGGGGCCGGTCAGCTTCCGCGACGGCGTCCCGGTCTCCCCGCCGATCATGCCCGGCTGGGACCGCTTCCCCGTCCGGGAGCTGCTCACCCGGGAGCACGGCTGCCCGGCGGTGGTCGACAACGACGTCAACATCATGGCCATCGGCGAGCGGCACGGCGGCGTCGCCCACTCCGTGGACGACTTCCTCTTCGTCAAGATCGGCACCGGAATAGGGTGTGGGATCTACCTCAGCGGCGAGGTCTACCGCGGCACCGACGGCTGCGCCGGGGACATCGGCCACATCCAGGTCGACTCGCACGGTCCGATGTGCTCCTGCGGCAACATCGGCTGCCTGGAGGCGCTGTTCAGCGGCGCCGCCCTGGCCAAGGACGCCACCGCCGCCGCCCGCAGCGGCGCCTCACCCGCGCTGGCCGAGCGGCTCAGCACCCGCGGCGCGGTGACCGCCATGGACGTCGCCGAGGGCGCCGTCGAGGGCGACGTCACCTGCATCCAGCTGATCCGCGACGGGGGGCGGCGGGTCGGCGGCGTGCTCGCCGGACTGGTCAGCTTCACCAACCCCTCCATGATCGTCATCGGCGGTGGGCTGGCCCAGCTCGGGCACATCCTGCTCGCCGAGATCCGCAGCGTGGTCTACCGCCGGTCGCTGCCGCTGGCCACCGGCAACCTCCCGGTCGTCCTGTCCGAGCTGGGTCCCCGCGCGGGCGTGGCCGGCGCCGCCGTGCTGGCCAGCGACGTGGCCTTCGCGGAGGCGTCGTGA
- a CDS encoding sugar ABC transporter ATP-binding protein, with product MSERAEETDVSDAPLLDAPADAVAGEVVLRLTDVVKTFPGVRALDGVQLEVRAGEVHCLLGQNGAGKSTLIKVLAGVHRPDSGLVEWRGEPAAFANPQAAMRAGIATIYQELDLVEDLSVAENAFLGHEPRRLGFVRRGQMARRTRQILGRLGHPEIPPGRMVRALPAAGKQVVSMARALSHEARLIIMDEPSAVLAHDEVGNLFRIIRELTAQGIAVVYISHRLEEIREIGDRVTVLKDGRTTAANLPARDTPTRDLVARMTGRTIEYVFPDRPADTAAGDGLLTVAGLTRAGEFTDVSLTVRAGEIVGIAGLVGSGRSELLETIYGARRADSGSVRMAGRTLRAGSVGAAVRAGMGMAPEERKSQALLLGEPIYRNVTLATFGRYARAGFTDTGRERAEAERIAESLELRPRDVRRPVRTLSGGNQQKVVVGRWLLGDTRLLLLDEPTRGVDVGARAELYQVIRALAARGVGVLLVSSEVPEVLGLADRVLVMREGRVVREAPAGELDENTVLDLVMAGSLMEGAPV from the coding sequence ATGAGTGAGCGAGCCGAGGAGACCGACGTGTCAGATGCGCCGTTGCTCGACGCCCCCGCCGACGCCGTCGCGGGCGAGGTGGTCCTGCGCCTCACCGACGTGGTCAAGACCTTCCCGGGCGTACGCGCGCTCGACGGGGTGCAGCTGGAGGTACGCGCCGGCGAGGTGCACTGCCTGCTCGGGCAGAACGGCGCCGGCAAGTCGACCCTGATCAAGGTGCTGGCCGGGGTGCACCGCCCCGACTCGGGGCTCGTCGAGTGGCGCGGCGAACCCGCCGCCTTCGCCAACCCGCAGGCCGCCATGCGCGCCGGCATCGCCACCATCTACCAGGAACTCGACCTGGTCGAGGACCTGTCGGTCGCGGAGAACGCCTTCCTCGGCCACGAGCCGCGCCGCCTCGGCTTCGTCCGGCGCGGGCAGATGGCGCGGCGCACCCGGCAGATCCTCGGCCGGCTCGGGCACCCCGAGATCCCGCCCGGGCGGATGGTCCGCGCGCTGCCCGCCGCCGGCAAGCAGGTGGTCAGCATGGCCCGCGCGCTGTCGCACGAGGCCCGCCTGATCATCATGGACGAGCCGAGCGCCGTGCTGGCCCACGACGAGGTGGGCAACCTGTTCCGGATCATCCGCGAGCTGACCGCACAGGGCATCGCCGTCGTCTACATCTCCCACCGGTTGGAGGAGATCCGCGAGATCGGCGACCGGGTGACCGTACTCAAGGACGGCCGGACCACCGCGGCGAACCTGCCGGCCCGCGACACCCCGACCCGCGACCTGGTCGCCCGGATGACCGGCCGCACCATCGAGTACGTCTTCCCCGACCGCCCGGCCGACACCGCCGCCGGCGATGGACTGCTCACCGTGGCCGGACTCACCCGAGCCGGCGAGTTCACCGACGTCTCGCTCACCGTGCGGGCCGGGGAGATCGTCGGCATCGCCGGGCTGGTCGGCTCCGGCCGATCCGAGCTGCTGGAGACCATCTACGGCGCCCGGCGCGCCGACTCCGGATCGGTGCGGATGGCCGGCCGGACGCTGCGGGCCGGCAGCGTGGGCGCGGCCGTCCGGGCCGGCATGGGGATGGCCCCCGAGGAACGCAAGAGCCAGGCGCTGCTGCTCGGCGAGCCCATCTACCGCAACGTCACCCTGGCCACCTTCGGCCGCTACGCCCGCGCGGGCTTCACCGACACCGGTCGGGAGCGCGCCGAGGCCGAGCGGATCGCCGAGAGCCTGGAACTGCGCCCCCGCGACGTACGCCGCCCGGTGCGCACCCTCTCCGGTGGCAACCAGCAGAAGGTGGTGGTCGGGCGCTGGCTGCTCGGCGACACGAGGCTGCTGCTGCTCGACGAGCCCACCCGGGGCGTCGACGTCGGCGCCCGGGCGGAGCTGTACCAGGTCATCCGCGCCCTCGCCGCGCGTGGCGTCGGGGTGCTGCTGGTCTCCAGCGAGGTGCCCGAGGTGCTCGGCCTGGCCGACCGGGTGCTGGTGATGCGGGAGGGGCGGGTCGTCCGCGAGGCCCCGGCCGGCGAACTCGACGAGAACACCGTGCTCGACCTCGTCATGGCGGGGTCCCTGATGGAAGGCGCACCGGTATGA
- a CDS encoding ABC transporter permease — protein sequence MTDVTPTAAPERAAQLPAQSPPVDPAETAAAAEKTAPAGRLSWWRGDGGEGAKRNLALIGVLVVLIAIGALTRSDLYSDPDWVWDNVLSILQLASVVGVVTVGMTFVIIGGGIDLSVGAIVALAGVWCTTVATQSYGAGGMIFTALTVGLAVGLVNGLLISYGRLVPFIATLAMLVAARGLAAEISAKQTQVSGNEFINRIASDKLLGIPLLVYILALVGAAGWVLLNRTTFGRRTVAVGGNPEAARLAGIDVKRHTVLLYALSGLCCGIAAIMLTAQANSAQAAMANLYELDAIAAAIIGGTLLSGGRGTIVGSLLGVVIFATITNLFAINGLTTEAQNMVKGGIIVVAVLVQQVQFRSVSRFLGRNRLTTG from the coding sequence ATGACCGACGTGACCCCCACCGCCGCGCCGGAGCGGGCGGCGCAGTTGCCGGCCCAGTCGCCGCCGGTCGACCCGGCCGAGACCGCGGCGGCGGCCGAGAAGACGGCCCCCGCCGGCCGGCTCTCCTGGTGGCGCGGCGACGGCGGCGAGGGCGCCAAGCGCAATCTCGCCCTGATCGGCGTGCTCGTGGTGCTGATCGCGATCGGCGCCCTGACCCGCTCCGACCTGTACTCCGACCCGGACTGGGTCTGGGACAACGTGCTGAGCATCCTCCAACTCGCCTCGGTGGTCGGCGTGGTCACGGTCGGGATGACGTTCGTGATCATCGGCGGCGGCATCGACCTCTCGGTCGGCGCGATCGTCGCCCTGGCCGGCGTCTGGTGCACGACGGTGGCCACCCAGAGCTACGGCGCCGGCGGCATGATCTTCACCGCGCTCACCGTCGGCCTGGCGGTCGGCCTGGTCAACGGCCTGCTCATCTCGTACGGCCGGCTGGTGCCGTTCATCGCCACGCTGGCGATGCTGGTGGCGGCCCGCGGCCTTGCCGCGGAGATCTCCGCGAAGCAGACCCAGGTCTCCGGCAACGAGTTCATCAACAGGATCGCCAGCGACAAGCTGCTCGGCATCCCGCTGCTGGTCTACATCCTCGCCCTGGTCGGCGCCGCGGGCTGGGTGCTGCTCAACCGCACCACCTTCGGCCGCCGCACCGTCGCCGTGGGCGGCAACCCGGAGGCAGCCCGGTTGGCGGGCATCGACGTCAAACGGCACACCGTGCTGCTCTACGCGCTCTCCGGCCTCTGCTGCGGGATCGCCGCCATCATGCTCACCGCCCAGGCCAACTCGGCCCAGGCGGCGATGGCGAACCTCTACGAGCTGGACGCGATCGCCGCCGCGATCATCGGCGGCACGCTGCTCAGCGGCGGGCGGGGCACCATCGTCGGTTCCCTGCTCGGGGTGGTCATCTTCGCCACCATCACCAACCTGTTCGCCATCAACGGCCTCACCACCGAGGCCCAGAACATGGTCAAGGGCGGCATCATCGTCGTGGCCGTCCTGGTCCAGCAGGTCCAGTTCCGCAGCGTCAGCCGCTTCCTGGGCCGCAACCGGCTCACCACCGGCTGA
- a CDS encoding substrate-binding domain-containing protein encodes MTQHSRDLSRRRLLFGGAAVGAGVLLAGCTSNEASPTEAQTKAAAAPGGNNEPGKRVTIGFSAPAADHGWIAAITNNAKAQAGAYSDVEFKTVEAGADAAAQRAALSTLISQKPDVIVLLPHDGKELNAFGLEAMRAGIPVVNLDRAFPDARAYRLQIKGDNYGMGVAAATYMVAQFKAKGLSNPVIAEIAGMDELELTQERSKGFADTLTANGFRIANRRAARFTADSGQQEASQLLRALPKIDALWNHDDDQGIGVLAAVNQANRKEFFMVGGAGSKKAMEDIQADNTVLKATVTYSPSMASSAVSLARLIAQGRGMSDLVELQVPKEIILASETITKENASNYLKLGF; translated from the coding sequence ATGACCCAGCACAGTCGCGACCTGTCACGCCGCCGACTGCTCTTCGGCGGGGCCGCCGTCGGCGCCGGCGTCCTGCTCGCCGGCTGCACCAGCAACGAGGCGTCGCCGACCGAGGCCCAGACGAAGGCGGCCGCCGCCCCGGGCGGCAACAACGAACCCGGCAAGCGGGTGACGATCGGCTTCTCGGCGCCCGCCGCCGACCACGGCTGGATCGCCGCCATCACCAACAACGCCAAGGCGCAGGCCGGCGCGTACTCCGACGTGGAGTTCAAGACGGTCGAGGCCGGCGCGGACGCGGCGGCCCAGCGGGCGGCGCTGTCCACCCTGATCTCCCAGAAGCCCGACGTGATCGTGCTGCTGCCGCACGACGGCAAGGAGCTCAACGCCTTCGGCCTGGAGGCGATGCGGGCGGGCATCCCGGTGGTCAACCTCGACCGGGCCTTCCCGGACGCCCGCGCCTACCGGCTGCAGATCAAGGGCGACAACTACGGCATGGGCGTGGCCGCGGCGACGTACATGGTCGCGCAGTTCAAGGCCAAGGGTCTCAGCAACCCGGTGATCGCCGAGATCGCCGGGATGGACGAGCTGGAGCTGACCCAGGAGCGGTCGAAGGGCTTCGCCGACACGCTGACGGCCAACGGCTTCCGGATCGCCAACCGGCGGGCGGCCCGGTTCACCGCCGACTCCGGCCAGCAGGAGGCCTCGCAACTGCTGCGGGCCCTGCCGAAGATCGACGCGCTCTGGAACCACGACGACGACCAGGGCATCGGGGTCCTCGCCGCCGTCAACCAGGCCAACCGCAAGGAGTTCTTCATGGTCGGCGGCGCCGGCTCGAAGAAGGCGATGGAGGACATCCAGGCCGACAACACGGTGCTGAAGGCGACCGTCACCTACAGCCCGTCGATGGCCTCCTCGGCGGTCTCCCTGGCCCGGCTGATCGCCCAGGGCCGGGGCATGTCCGACCTGGTGGAACTCCAGGTGCCCAAGGAGATCATCCTCGCCTCCGAGACGATCACCAAGGAGAACGCGAGCAACTACCTCAAGCTCGGGTTCTGA
- a CDS encoding Gfo/Idh/MocA family protein, which produces MVGYAFMGAAHSQAWRTVNRVYDLPARARMALICGRDAAKVADAADRLGWEAYTTDWRELIARDDIDVVDVCTPGDSHAEIALAALAAGKHVLCEKPLANTVAEAREMAAAAATARAAGVRSMCGFNYRRVPAVTMMRQLVADGRLGVIRHVRATYLQDWIVDPQFPLVWRLQRDRAGSGALGDIGAHIIDLTQFVTGRRITGVSAVTETFVKERPLPAGSSGLAATVNGAGAADGHGAVDGHGPATGTVTVDDAAVFVARLDGGALATYEASRFATGRKNALRVEINGSLGTVVFDLERLNELEFYDATRPAAEQGFTRILVTEGEHPYMSAWWPPGHIIGYEHSFTHQMRDFIEAVATGADPAPSFADALQVQLVLDAVTRSADLGSSWTEVEPALATVAA; this is translated from the coding sequence ATGGTCGGCTACGCGTTCATGGGCGCCGCGCACTCGCAGGCGTGGCGCACCGTGAACCGGGTGTACGACCTGCCGGCGCGGGCCCGGATGGCGTTGATCTGCGGCCGGGACGCCGCGAAGGTGGCCGACGCCGCCGACCGGCTCGGCTGGGAGGCGTACACCACGGACTGGCGTGAGCTGATCGCCCGGGACGACATCGACGTGGTCGACGTCTGCACGCCGGGCGACAGCCACGCCGAGATCGCCCTCGCCGCGTTGGCCGCCGGCAAGCACGTGCTGTGCGAGAAGCCGCTGGCCAACACGGTCGCCGAGGCCCGGGAGATGGCCGCCGCGGCGGCCACCGCGCGGGCTGCCGGGGTGCGGTCGATGTGCGGGTTCAACTACCGACGGGTGCCCGCGGTCACCATGATGCGGCAGCTGGTCGCCGACGGGCGGCTCGGGGTGATCCGGCACGTCCGCGCGACGTACCTGCAGGACTGGATCGTGGATCCGCAGTTCCCGCTGGTCTGGCGGTTGCAGCGGGACAGGGCGGGCTCCGGCGCGCTGGGCGACATCGGCGCGCACATCATCGACCTGACCCAGTTCGTCACCGGGCGGCGGATCACCGGGGTCAGCGCCGTCACCGAGACGTTCGTCAAGGAGCGGCCGCTGCCGGCGGGGTCGAGCGGGCTCGCGGCCACGGTGAACGGCGCCGGGGCGGCCGACGGGCACGGCGCCGTCGACGGTCACGGCCCGGCCACCGGGACGGTCACCGTCGACGACGCGGCGGTCTTCGTGGCCCGGCTCGACGGTGGCGCGCTGGCCACGTACGAGGCGAGCCGGTTCGCCACGGGCCGCAAGAACGCCCTGCGGGTGGAGATCAACGGGTCGCTCGGCACGGTGGTCTTCGACCTGGAGCGCCTCAACGAGCTGGAGTTCTACGACGCGACGCGACCCGCCGCCGAGCAGGGCTTCACCCGCATCCTGGTGACCGAGGGTGAGCACCCCTACATGTCGGCGTGGTGGCCGCCGGGCCACATCATCGGCTACGAGCACTCGTTCACGCACCAGATGCGCGACTTCATCGAGGCGGTCGCCACCGGCGCCGACCCGGCCCCCTCCTTCGCCGACGCGTTGCAGGTCCAGCTGGTGCTGGACGCGGTGACCCGGTCGGCGGACCTCGGCTCCTCGTGGACCGAGGTGGAGCCGGCGCTGGCGACGGTCGCCGCCTGA
- a CDS encoding inositol-3-phosphate synthase, which yields MRTGVWLVGARGSVATTSIVGALALRAGLADPTGCVTELPDLRGPALPAFTDLVLGGHDVVTTPLTKRAEALAAAGVLPGRLVAALPDELAAVDRELRPAPTGGTQADRAAATVRDLTAFRDRHALDRVVVVNLSATEPPARAHPAHDDPDALRAALAGPDEVLPPSSLYAYAAVLAGCPYVDFTPSTGLRLPALTALAARRGLPYAGHDGKTGETLVKSVLAPMFAMRHLRVRSWSGVNLLGGGDGATLADPAANAAKVHSKQRVLGETLGYQPQGGARIEYVEELGDFKTAWDLITFAGFLGTGMRMEFTWHGCDSALAAPLVLDLARLTAAAHAAGHTGPLVDLAFFFKDPLGAPTHSLAEQWTRLCGFAHRLPTGGAHGAPD from the coding sequence ATGCGTACGGGTGTCTGGCTGGTGGGCGCGCGCGGCTCGGTCGCGACCACCAGCATCGTCGGGGCGCTGGCCCTGCGGGCCGGGCTCGCCGATCCGACCGGCTGCGTCACCGAGCTGCCCGACCTGCGCGGGCCCGCCCTGCCCGCCTTCACCGACCTGGTCCTCGGCGGACACGACGTCGTCACCACCCCGCTGACCAAGCGCGCCGAGGCCCTGGCCGCCGCCGGCGTGCTGCCCGGCCGGCTGGTCGCCGCCCTCCCCGACGAGCTGGCCGCCGTCGACCGCGAACTGCGTCCCGCGCCGACCGGCGGCACCCAGGCCGACCGCGCCGCCGCCACCGTCCGCGACCTCACCGCCTTCCGGGACCGGCACGCGCTGGACCGGGTCGTCGTGGTCAACCTCTCGGCCACCGAGCCGCCCGCCCGGGCGCACCCGGCGCACGACGACCCCGACGCGCTGCGGGCCGCGCTCGCCGGCCCCGACGAGGTGCTCCCGCCCAGCTCGCTGTACGCGTACGCGGCGGTGCTGGCCGGCTGCCCGTACGTCGACTTCACCCCGTCCACCGGGCTGCGGCTGCCCGCCCTGACGGCGCTGGCCGCCCGGCGCGGCCTGCCGTACGCCGGGCACGACGGGAAGACGGGGGAGACCCTGGTCAAGTCGGTGCTGGCCCCGATGTTCGCGATGCGGCACCTGAGGGTGCGCTCCTGGTCCGGCGTCAACCTGCTCGGCGGCGGCGACGGGGCCACCCTCGCCGACCCGGCCGCCAACGCCGCCAAGGTGCACAGCAAGCAACGGGTGCTCGGCGAGACCCTCGGCTACCAGCCGCAGGGCGGCGCCCGGATCGAGTACGTCGAGGAACTGGGCGACTTCAAGACCGCCTGGGACCTCATCACCTTCGCCGGCTTCCTCGGCACCGGGATGCGGATGGAGTTCACCTGGCACGGCTGCGACTCCGCGCTGGCCGCGCCCCTGGTGCTCGACCTGGCCCGGCTCACCGCCGCCGCGCACGCCGCCGGGCACACCGGCCCGCTGGTGGACCTCGCCTTCTTCTTCAAGGACCCGCTCGGCGCGCCGACCCACTCGCTGGCCGAGCAGTGGACCCGCCTGTGCGGCTTCGCCCACCGGCTGCCCACCGGAGGTGCCCATGGCGCGCCTGACTGA